From a region of the Cyclopterus lumpus isolate fCycLum1 chromosome 5, fCycLum1.pri, whole genome shotgun sequence genome:
- the LOC117730961 gene encoding natural resistance-associated macrophage protein 2-like isoform X1, protein MKAEQEGDLLEEDSPQENGVQTNQYSAISPPSSPVAQDEPFSTYFEDKVSIPDNVSQVFSFRKLWAFTGPGFLMSIAYLDPGNIESDLQSGAKAGFKLLWILLGATIIGLLLQRLAARLGVVTGMHLAEVCNRQYPTVPRVILWLMVELAIIGSDMQEVIGCAIALNLLSMGSIPLWGGVLITITDTFVFLFLDKYGLRKLEAFFGFLITVMALSFGYEYVLVKPNQGELLKGMFVPYCADCGPVQLEQAVGIVGAVIMPHNIYLHSALVKSRDIDRKNKNEVKEANKYYFIESTVALFISFLINVFVVAVFAQAFFNRTNIEMNSQCNATGSPHTSLFPLNNNTLEVDIYKGGVVLGCFFGPAALYIWAIGILAAGQSSTMTGTYSGQFVMEGFLNLRWSRFARVLLTRSIAITPTLLVAIFQDVEHLTGMNDFLNVLQSMQLPFALIPILTFTSLTSIMNDFANGMVWKISGGIVILVVCAINMYFVVVYVTALNSVLFYVFAALLSVAYLCFVGYLVWHCLVALGVSCLDFGSRMQLSRHTDIYLLTDMDSDTLVES, encoded by the exons ATGAAAGCCGAGCAAGAAGGAGACCTCCTTGAAG AGGACTCCCCTCAGGAGAATGGAGTCCAGACAAACCAGTACAGCGccatctctcctccatcctcaccagTGGCCCAGGATGAACCCTTTTCCACATACTTTGAAGATAAGGTGTCCATTCCTGACAATGTCAGCCAG GTGTTCAGTTTTCGTAAACTCTGGGCGTTTACTGGACCAGGGTTTTTGATGAGCATTGCTTACTTGGATCCAGGGAACATCGAGTCTGACCTGCAGTCTGGAGCTAAAGCTGGCTTTAAG CTCCTGTGGATACTTCTTGGAGCCACCATTATTGGGCTGCTGTTGCAGAGGTTAGCTGCACGCCTTGGGGTCGTCACTGGGATGCACTTGGCTGAAGTCTGCAACCGGCAATATCCAACT gttCCTCGTGTCATCCTTTGGCTGATGGTAGAGCTGGCAATTATTGGCTCAGACATGCAGGAGGTCATTGGCTGTGCCATAGCTCTCAACCTTCTGTCTATGGGCAG tATTCCACTTTGGGGAGGTGTCCTGATCACCATCacagacacatttgttttcctctttcttgATAAATACG GCCTGAGGAAACTTGAAGCTTTCTTTGGCTTTCTCATCACTGTCATGGCTCTCAGCTTTGGTTACGAG TATGTGCTGGTAAAGCCAAACCAAGGGGAGCTGCTGAAGGGGATGTTTGTACCTTACTGTGCCGACTGTGGGCCTGTGCAGCTGGAGCAGGCGGTGGGAATCGTAGGAGCCGTCATCATGCCCCACAACATCTACCTGCACTCAGCGCTGGTCAAG TCTCGGGATATTGATCGCAAAAATAAGAACGAAGTAAAGGAAGCCAACAAGTACTACTTCATTGAGTCAACTGTTgctctcttcatctccttcctcaTCAACGTCTTTGTCGTAGCGGTCTTTGCTCAGGCCTTCTTCAATAGAACCAATATTGAAATG AATAGTCAGTGCAATGCAACCGGCAGCCCTCATACAAGTCTCTTCCctctcaacaacaacacgcTGGAGGTGGACATCTACAAAGGG GGAGTGGTCCTGGGCTGTTTCTTTGGCCCTGCAGCCCTCTACATCTGGGCGATTGGGATCCTGGCAGCTGGACAGAGTTCCACCATGACAGGCACTTACTCTGGGCAGTTTGTCATGGAG GGTTTCCTGAACCTTCGGTGGTCCCGTTTTGCCCGTGTGCTGCTGACCCGCTCCATCGCCATCACGCCTACACTGCTGGTAGCCATTTTTCAGGACGTTGAACATCTGACGGGGATGAATGACTTCCTCAATGTGCTTCAAAGCATGCAG CTTCCATTTGCTTTGATCCCAATTCTGACGTTCACCAGTCTGACATCCATAATGAACGACTTTGCAAATGGAAT GGTGTGGAAGATTTCCGGAGGCATCGTCATCCTGGTGGTTTGTGCAATCAACATGTACTTTGTGGTGGTTTACGTGACGGCGTTGAACAGTGTGCTGTTCTATGTTTTCGCTGCTCTCCTCTCCGTGGCCTATCTGTGCTTTGTAGGCTACCTG
- the LOC117730961 gene encoding natural resistance-associated macrophage protein 2-like isoform X2, which produces MKAEQEGDLLEEDSPQENGVQTNQYSAISPPSSPVAQDEPFSTYFEDKVSIPDNVSQVFSFRKLWAFTGPGFLMSIAYLDPGNIESDLQSGAKAGFKLLWILLGATIIGLLLQRLAARLGVVTGMHLAEVCNRQYPTVPRVILWLMVELAIIGSDMQEVIGCAIALNLLSMGSIPLWGGVLITITDTFVFLFLDKYGLRKLEAFFGFLITVMALSFGYEYVLVKPNQGELLKGMFVPYCADCGPVQLEQAVGIVGAVIMPHNIYLHSALVKNSQCNATGSPHTSLFPLNNNTLEVDIYKGGVVLGCFFGPAALYIWAIGILAAGQSSTMTGTYSGQFVMEGFLNLRWSRFARVLLTRSIAITPTLLVAIFQDVEHLTGMNDFLNVLQSMQLPFALIPILTFTSLTSIMNDFANGMVWKISGGIVILVVCAINMYFVVVYVTALNSVLFYVFAALLSVAYLCFVGYLVWHCLVALGVSCLDFGSRMQLSRHTDIYLLTDMDSDTLVES; this is translated from the exons ATGAAAGCCGAGCAAGAAGGAGACCTCCTTGAAG AGGACTCCCCTCAGGAGAATGGAGTCCAGACAAACCAGTACAGCGccatctctcctccatcctcaccagTGGCCCAGGATGAACCCTTTTCCACATACTTTGAAGATAAGGTGTCCATTCCTGACAATGTCAGCCAG GTGTTCAGTTTTCGTAAACTCTGGGCGTTTACTGGACCAGGGTTTTTGATGAGCATTGCTTACTTGGATCCAGGGAACATCGAGTCTGACCTGCAGTCTGGAGCTAAAGCTGGCTTTAAG CTCCTGTGGATACTTCTTGGAGCCACCATTATTGGGCTGCTGTTGCAGAGGTTAGCTGCACGCCTTGGGGTCGTCACTGGGATGCACTTGGCTGAAGTCTGCAACCGGCAATATCCAACT gttCCTCGTGTCATCCTTTGGCTGATGGTAGAGCTGGCAATTATTGGCTCAGACATGCAGGAGGTCATTGGCTGTGCCATAGCTCTCAACCTTCTGTCTATGGGCAG tATTCCACTTTGGGGAGGTGTCCTGATCACCATCacagacacatttgttttcctctttcttgATAAATACG GCCTGAGGAAACTTGAAGCTTTCTTTGGCTTTCTCATCACTGTCATGGCTCTCAGCTTTGGTTACGAG TATGTGCTGGTAAAGCCAAACCAAGGGGAGCTGCTGAAGGGGATGTTTGTACCTTACTGTGCCGACTGTGGGCCTGTGCAGCTGGAGCAGGCGGTGGGAATCGTAGGAGCCGTCATCATGCCCCACAACATCTACCTGCACTCAGCGCTGGTCAAG AATAGTCAGTGCAATGCAACCGGCAGCCCTCATACAAGTCTCTTCCctctcaacaacaacacgcTGGAGGTGGACATCTACAAAGGG GGAGTGGTCCTGGGCTGTTTCTTTGGCCCTGCAGCCCTCTACATCTGGGCGATTGGGATCCTGGCAGCTGGACAGAGTTCCACCATGACAGGCACTTACTCTGGGCAGTTTGTCATGGAG GGTTTCCTGAACCTTCGGTGGTCCCGTTTTGCCCGTGTGCTGCTGACCCGCTCCATCGCCATCACGCCTACACTGCTGGTAGCCATTTTTCAGGACGTTGAACATCTGACGGGGATGAATGACTTCCTCAATGTGCTTCAAAGCATGCAG CTTCCATTTGCTTTGATCCCAATTCTGACGTTCACCAGTCTGACATCCATAATGAACGACTTTGCAAATGGAAT GGTGTGGAAGATTTCCGGAGGCATCGTCATCCTGGTGGTTTGTGCAATCAACATGTACTTTGTGGTGGTTTACGTGACGGCGTTGAACAGTGTGCTGTTCTATGTTTTCGCTGCTCTCCTCTCCGTGGCCTATCTGTGCTTTGTAGGCTACCTG